Proteins from a single region of Vairimorpha necatrix chromosome 6, complete sequence:
- a CDS encoding anamorsin (DRE2) translates to MNEHLKKLLKEAMENPDILNDDDFLEEEDKIVKQPTERKINKKKCANCTCELRDKKEEVKSACGGCYKGDAFRCSGCPYLGMPAFNEGDVIKFD, encoded by the coding sequence ATGAACGAACacttgaaaaaattactaaaagAAGCCATGGAAAATCCAGACATTTTAAATGATGACGACTTTCtagaagaagaagacaAAATAGTCAAACAACCTACAGagagaaaaataaacaagaaaaaGTGTGCAAATTGTACATGTGAATTAAGAgacaaaaaagaagaagtaAAAAGTGCATGTGGAGGGTGTTACAAAGGAGATGCTTTCAGATGTAGTGGGTGTCCATATTTGGGAATGCCTGCTTTTAATGAAGGAgatgtaataaaatttgactaa
- a CDS encoding putative SP-containing protein, translated as MLFFLVSPTILAKSNTSGPQIVITDTAPEILPMNDSVTYNISTDDRGVITVTTLDQGTNTSVAQTEVNPAANRYGTVEQEFQTYAPTAEEITNSMNHPIIKVSDYQPSHNNAWSSGGQALSNYSSVPPNTTGQVRYDPPSQSQIGQGSYTSSQGTAGQGSSDPPSQNLIGGVLGSTTSSDPQTKEGSSKDPNDKSKSKTSKDKKDKKKKKKTDDDDDPADEPEVTSGVVNYKQFIVEILILMLSHI; from the coding sequence atgttattttttctgGTGTCTCCCACCATTTTAGCCAAGTCTAATACCAGTGGACCACAAATAGTAATTACTGATACAGCTCCAGAAATACTTCCTATGAATGATAGTGTTACTTATAATATCAGTACAGATGATAGAGGAGTAATTACTGTCACTACATTGGATCAAGGGACTAATACAAGTGTCGCGCAGACTGAAGTAAATCCAGCAGCAAATAGATATGGAACTGTAGAGCAAGAATTCCAGACTTATGCACCTACAGCAGAAGAGATTACTAATTCGATGAATCATCCTATAATCAAAGTGTCAGACTATCAACCAAGTCATAATAACGCATGGTCAAGTGGAGGACAAGCACTGTCTAATTATTCTTCAGTACCACCAAACACAACAGGACAAGTCAGATATGATCCACCGTCTCAGAGTCAAATAGGACAAGGTAGTTACACATCTTCACAAGGCACAGCAGGACAAGGTAGTTCAGATCCACCTTCTCAAAATCTAATTGGCGGTGTTTTAGGAAGCACTACAAGTTCCGATCCACAGACCAAAGAAGGAAGTTCTAAAGATCCAAATGACAAATCCAAGTCTAAGACTTCAAAAGACAAGAAAGataagaagaaaaagaagaaaacaGATGACGACGATGACCCGGCTGATGAACCTGAGGTTACTAGTGGTGTCgtaaattataaacagTTTATTGTTGAAATATTGATATTAATGTTGTCTCacatataa
- a CDS encoding WD40 repeat domain-containing protein, whose protein sequence is MHFYKNTSLKDLSHSVYKNPFLYFIRNGELYKQNLFKNSSELINKVETLNLLGLDFLGSDLIFIYKDKILYNSNSINHIYKRILFNFLPLFFMIFIIIKKYSIFGDLILIINNKNQLVGILKTVSYILSENIRDFTLDSQFIWVVDTNNKVYKKYFYTNMTSINLNNPLNIIKMDSEESIEFIEVNKNIFLFYKSSVEVYEISDKILILKYKYNTSDYKIYNCNKLYLVDKDTIVLKDYPSIIIRGRMECIYKDQDEDILLSKDQIIINSKEIKKDKNEKISYIPKIINNLDNLRTTFIIDSKDNKQILKKFDQEVLDKYRKFYYELITTNDSLILKKQKIDELYKKVNERILRQEKRKEELELRIEELSNKYKKILKKVKINGKDIYKYIEILRDEMKKERECIDEKDIRIMRIQRDLLIKKIYK, encoded by the exons atgcatttttataaaaacactTCTCTCAAAGATCTCTCTCATTCTGTATACAAAAACCCTTTCTTATATTTCATTCGCAACGGCGAACtgtataaacaaaatttattcaaaaattcATCAGAACTCATTAATAAAGTAGAAACTCTAAACCTTCTCGGCCTGGACTTCTTGGGCTCAGAtctcatttttatttataaagataaaatctTATACAATTCTAACTCTataaatcatatatataaaagaattttatttaattttttacccctcttttttatgatttt tataattataaaaaaatattctatttTCGGGGATCtcattttaattattaataataaaaaccaATTAGTAGGTATATTAAAAACCGTCtcttatattttatcagaaaatattagagATTTTACACTTGATTCTCAATTTATCTGGGTAGTAGATACTAATAATAAGgtatataagaaatatttctatacTAATATGACTAGTATAAATCTTAATAATCcattaaatataatcaaaatgGACTCAGAAGAGTCCATTGAATTTATagaagtaaataaaaacatcttcttattttataaatctagTGTAGAAGTATACGAAATATCTGATAAAATACTAatactaaaatataaatataatacttcagattataaaatatataattgtaataaattatatttagtaGATAAAGATACTATAGTACTAAAAGATTATCCTAGTATCATAATCAGAGGAAGAATGGaatgtatttataaagatCAAGACgaagatattttattaagtaaagaccaaataataataaatagtaaagaaattaaaaaagataaaaatgaaaagatATCTTATATACCgaagataataaataatttggaTAATCTCAGGACtacatttataattgaTAGTAAAGataacaaacaaattcttAAGAAATTTGATCAAGAAGTATTAGACAAATATAGGAAATTTTATTACGAATTAATAACGACAAATGACagtttaatattaaaaaaacagaagATAGATGAATTATATAAGAAAGTAAACGAGAGAATATTAAGACAAGAAAAAAGGAAAGAAGAATTAGAACTTAGAATAGAGGAATTaagtaataaatataaaaaaatattaaaaaaagtgaAAATTAATGGgaaagatatttataaatatatagaGATATTGAGGGATGAAATGAAGAAAGAAAGGGAATGTATTGATGAGAAAGATATAAGAATAATGAGGATACAAAGGGATTTACTgattaagaaaatttataaataa